TGTTTTCTAATGTTATATTTTTTAGATTATTTAATTGTTTTTCGAGATTATTAAGTAAATAAAAATCAGTTTCCCTAGGTAATTTTTTATTTTTATCTTTATTTTTAATTACATCATCTCTTTCAGTTGAAAAAATAACAATATCATCAGACCTTAAATTTTTTTGTAAAAATTTAAGCAAACTCTCATACTCTTTTTTTTCTTCATACTCCCTTATGTTTGTCCAAATATCTCTTTTCCTTCCAGCTAATGGATTTATCCTGAATTCAACAAGTGAGTTAAAAGGGTTTTTTATAGATTTTTTTTCTAGCGCATATAAAATACTTTGAACATGATTAGCAGAATGACTGTCCCCAATAACAAAAATCCTGGCTTTTGCATTTAAATTTAATGAAGTGCAAATTGAATTATCACTCTTAAGGTATAAATCTTTTAAGTTAATTAAATTTTCGCATTCAACTTGTTTTGATCCTTTATTTGATAACTGAAAATATGGATTTTGCCAAGGAGAAATTTTATTCCCATAATTAAAAACTTTTTGAAAAAAAGGATATTTATAGTTTTTAAAAAAGAAAAATTGATTAGGGAAAATTATACATAAAAAATAAACAAACCCAAAAACTAAAAATTTTAAAGATTTTATATTCAAAATAAACTTGTTAAAGAATTTTTCAATAGTGAGGTAATTTAGTATTGAAATTAATATTGAAATAAGTAAAGCAAAAACTCCCCCCAATAATGAATTACCCCATATCCATCTAGAAATTACTAAACAACCCCAATGCCATAAATATAAAGAATATGAAATTTTTCCTATTGAGACCATTAATCTACTACTTAAAATTTCTCCTACTATTTGAGATTTTCTAATGTTAATCAATAATAAAGATGTCAATAAAACAACTAATGGTGTAGAAATAACAGCATAAGAATTAGGTAATAAAAAAATTAAACAAATTAGTAATAAAGAAAATTCAGATGACAGAATTTCTGAGAATTTCGAAAAAACACTTTTTTTATTAACTAATAAGAAGACTAATACTCCTGCAGCAATCTCCCAAAATCGAAGTGGCATTAAAAAATAAGCTGCTGGCTGATTGATTTGATAAAAGAAGATAAAGCTTAAAAAAGAGATCGCAAAAAAACCACTCATCCAATAAAAAAGATTTTTTTTACGACCTAAAATTCCTTTTCCAAATCCAGTAAACCAATATATTAAAGGGAAAATAAAATAAAATTGTTCCTCAACTCCCAAAGACCAAGTATGCGTAAAAGGATTAAGTAAGGTTGAATCTGCGAAATAATCTGTTGCAGTTCTATAAAATGTAATATTAGATATACCTAATAAAGCTCTCTCTGCATAAGCTAAAAAGTTAGAGGGGTGTGGATTAAATAAACATATTAAGACTGTAATAATAACCACATATAACGCCAATGAAGGTAGTATTCTTTTTATTCTTCTTAAATAAAAGCCGGTTATAAAATCCTTAAAGTTATTATATTTTCTTTTAATTAATGAAGAAGTTATTACAAATCCCGAAATCACAAAAAATATATCTACACCTAAATATCCACTCGGAAGAAAATCTTTAGAGAGGTGATTTAAAACTACAGCAATTACAGCAAAAGCTCTAAGTCCATCAATTTCTGGAATATAAGTGTTTTTTTTTCTAGAGACAGAGTCTATGATTATAAATAAATTCTAATTTTTTATTATAACTATAATTATAAATTTTTCTCAAGGGCAGATAAATAGATATATTTATATACTGGAATATTTTTTAAAGTTATCTTATCTTATGGTTGTTCTTATTTTTAAATAGCTTATAAGTAAAATAAAAAATTTAAAATTTTTTGTAATTAATATTTCAAAAATATTCTGTGAAGAATTTTAAATTTTGTTAATCTAACCAAGTATGAAGATAAAAATTTCCTTTATATGAAAAATTTTCTTTAGTAATTTTTTAATTAAAAATAAATTTAGATTTCAATAGATATATTTTTACTTCCTAAAATTTAGAAAATAAAATGCAAGGTTGAATATACAGTTAATAGTCTTAAAAGGATTTCTATAGTATCTTAAATTTCTATAAACTAAATAAAAAAACCAAATTAAAATCTGGCAATCTAATTTATTATTAGAATATATATATAAGACATCCCTAAAAGCTAAAACTTCTTGTGTTTGATTGATTTTATATTTTAATTTATGTTTTTCGACTGTTTCCAAAGATTTCTTTCTTGAAGCCCAATTTGAATTGTCATAATTCATATAATATGACTTAACAGTTTTTATTTTATATTTACCTCTTTTTAAAATTGACCAAATAAAGCATTGATCATACATGGGATGAATCCAAATATCAGTTTTATATTTAACGAATTGACTACATGTATTGAATAAATTATTTGATGATATTGCAGCATAATAAGCTAAATTTGGTCCTCTTTGAAATTGATATTCCCAGAAATTATATTTTTTATTTGGTTCTAATTTATTATTTGTTTTAATGCTGGGATCACTTGGAATAGCTAAAACAATTTTCTCTTTTTGATTTTTCTGCAATATATTTAAAAAATTTACTAATGATTCGATATGAATTTTGTCATCATCAGTTAAAGATAAAGTAAAATTGGAATAAAAATTTTTAGTCAGATAATAATAATCTTTTTGATGACTTCTAACTTTAGATGAATAAAAAATATTATATCTGCCCTTAAAATCTTTATGATAAACTTCAACATTCAATCCCTCCCTCCTTCTATCTGCAATAAAAAGATTAAGATTAATATTTTTATCTATTTTTTTCTTAATTGAATATAAAGCCTCAATATCATTAATACATTTTTTTATATTGTATGCACAGAGCCAAATAATATTAATTTTTAACATAAACTTAAAGGATATAATTAAAAATATTTAGATATCTTTTCTTAAAAGATAGAAATAAAAAATTCCATAAGATTACCATTTCTTAAAATTAGGAATAAATGTATAAATATCTTTGTTTTTAAGGGATGTTGAAATTTCCTCTACGATATTCCATGGGAAAATTATTATTTTTTTTATATTTTCTTTCTCTAATTTATCGGCACTAAGAATTGGAATCAAACTTCCGGGCATATATTTATTTTGCTTACTTGGTGAATTATCTACTATAAATTTAATCAGATCTCTTTTTACTCCTGCGAAGTTCAATAAAGTATTAGCTTTCGCAGCGGCTCCATAACCACAAACTATATCATTTTCAATCTTCGAATTTAATAAAAATTGTAAAAAATTATCTTTTATTTTTTCTGCATTTAATTGAAGATTCCTGAAAATTTCAATGCTTTCTATATTAAAGGCTTTTTCTTTTTCAAGAATCATAAATACATTTTTAGAAACATCCTTTTTTTTATCTTTTGATAGCCAAACTCTTAAGCTACCTCCATGAGTATTGATGCTCTCAACGTCAAATAAATTTAACCCAAATTTTCTAGACAACCTTCTAATAAAGCTAAGACTTAAATAACTATAATGCTCATGATAAATAGTATCAAACTGATTATTAATCAATAAATTTAATAAATGTGGGAATTCAATACTAAAAATCCCACTTTCTTTAAGTATAAATTTAGCGCCTTTTATAAAATCATTTATATCAGGGACATGGGCTAAAACATTATTTGCAACAATTAAATCGACTCCTGTTTCTGGAATTAAATTCTCATTTTTCAAACGATATGCTAACTTTTCACCAAAAAATTCTTTTACTGTTTTTATACCTTTTTTTTCAGCCTCTAATGCGGTTTCATGAGTAGGTTCAACACCAATACATTTAATACCAAGTTTTTCAACATATTGAAGAAGATATCCATCGTTGCTTGCTATCTCAATTACAAAACTATTCTTGTTTAAATTGAATCTTTTTGCTGCCTTCTCAACATAATCTTTGGCATGATTACACCAGCTACTGGAAGTACTAGAAAAATAAGCATAATCTCTCGTAAAAAGCTCATTAGCTTTTGCATATTCTGGAAGTTGCGCTAACCAACATTTATTACAGACAAAAAGCTTTAATGGATATGTAACTTCCTGTATATCTAATTGTTCTTTAATCAAATATGCATTACTAGGGGGGTGATTACCTAAGTCAAGGACAGGTTCTCCTAAATTATTATCACAATGCCTACATTTAAATATCATCTTTAAGTAAAGGTAAAGTTTTATCCCTTGAGCTTACTACAGTAACATTTAGTGGCCAATTTATATTTAAAGAAGGATCATTCCAGCGAATTCCAGATTCATAATTTGGGGCATAATTTTTTGAATGCAAATACAAAAGCTCACAATTATTTAAGAGGGTTTGAAATCCATGCGCACATCCATCTGGAATTATTAATGCATTACTTTTTTTTTCGCATAATTCATATGCGATCCATTTCTTATATGTTTCTGAATATGGTCTCAAATCTACTGCAACATCCCATACTTTACCTTTAATACATCTTATAATTTTATATTCTGAAAAAGGAACTTTTTGAAAATGTAATCCCCTTACTGAGCCTTTCAGCTTAGTAAATGAAATATTTACTTGAGATATCTGTTTTTCAGACCATATATCTTTTGTAAATTTATTATTTTCTTTAAAGCAACTTAAGAAATAACCTCTTTCATCTTCAATTTTTGGAGTTTGAATTTCTAATACCCCTTTTATGTATGGTGTTTCCATTTAATAAAATTATAATTTGTAAGACGATTCCGAAATTTTTTGAATTGATAATTTCTTAAAATTCGAAATTTTAATAAATAACATGTCTTGATAAATAAAGAGAAAAAGGCAATTTAAACTAATCCCATTTTTTCCATGGGGCCACTTTTTTTTGCCAAAGTTCTTCTAATTTATTTTTATCACGTAAAGTATCCATCGGCTGCCAAAAATCTTTATGCTTAAAAGCAACTAATTCATTTTTTTTTGCTAAAACTGGCAAAACTTCTTCCTCCCAACTTGTATTGTCTCCACTAATTAGGTTAATAACCTCATTCTTCAAAACAAAAAATCCACCATTTATCCAAGCATTATCTCCATCTGGTTTTTCTTGAAAATTACTTATCAAATCATCTTCTATCTTCAAAGCGCCATATCTTCCAGGTGGCTGAACAGCAGTCATAGTGGCTAATCTATTTTTTTTATTATGGTATTTAATCAGCTTGTCTATATTTACATTTGATAATCCATCACCGTAAGTAAAGCAAAATGACTCGTCAGCTTCAAGGAAATTTTGCACTCTTTTTAGTCTTCCACCTGTTTGCGTACTTTCACCGGTATCAATAAGAGTAACTTTCCATGGTTCTGTTTTCCTTTCATGAATCTGAATTTTGTTATTTTCGTGAAAATTAAAGGTTACATCGCAATTATGCAAAAAATAATTTGCGAAATATTCCTTTACTAAATAACTTTTATATCCGCAGCAAATAATAAATTCATTAATGCCATAAGAACTGTATAGTTTTAAAATATGCCAAAGGATTGGCTTTCCTCCTATCTCAACCATAGGCTTTGGTTTTAGATGAGTTTCCTCGCTTAATCTAGTACCAAAACCCCCTGCCAAAACAACCAGTTTCATATCAAATTGATCTCCTTAAAATACATTATAAATATTATTCAAATAATGTTAATTATTTTAAAAATTTGATAAAGTATAATTCCATTTTTAATATAAATTCTTTTCTATTCCAATAAAAAAGAATTTATATTTTCTTTAATACACTCATAAGGAGAGTTCCCATTATTCACGTCTTTGTACCATTTAACTGTTTGGTATAAAGTTTTTCTAATATCCCATTTTGGAGACCAATTTAGTTCTTTTTGAGCTTTATTTATAGAAAGCGCCAAATATTTCGACTCTGACGGTTGATTACCTAATATTTCTATTTCCAAATCGTTTCCCCAATAAACTGAAATTAAATAAACTAATTCTTGAACAGATAAAATATCATCCAATTTAGGTCCAAAGTTATATTCGAAGCTTGTTTGTTTATTCATCTGTTTTTCCGCCAATGTCATGTATCCCCATAAGGGGTCTAATACATGTTGCCATGGTCTTACTGCTTCAGGATAACGAAGTTTAAGAGGTGCACTTTTTATAAGTGATCGAATAGTATCTGGGACAATACGATCTTTAGCCCAATCACCTCCGCCAATGACATTTCCTGCTCTGACTGTAGCAATTTTTATATTATTTCCAAAGAAAGATTTACGCCATGATTTAGTAGCTAATTCTACTGCTGTTTTACTCGAACTATAAGGATCATGGCCCCCAAGCTTATCATCCTCTTTAAAACCATTAATCTTTGAGATGTTTTCATAAACCTTATCTGTAGTTACTATTATAACTGAGCAATTTTTGAGAGATCTTAAAGATTCAAGTAAATTTATAGAGCCAATTACGTTAGTTTCCCAGGTAAGTTTAGGGTTGGAATAACTTTCTCTTACGAGTGGTTGAGCTGCAAGATGAAAAATCACATCTGGATTAAATTCTAAAATTGCATCCTTAAGTTCATCACTTCTTCGTATATCAATATCATCATGAGTATATAAATTTTTATCAATGTTTTCTTTAAAATTACTATCTTCGATCAAAGAATTGTAAAGCACGTTTGTTGAGTCAGGCTTAAGAGCAATACCCTTAACGAGACTTTCATAATTCAAAAGACAACAAGTTAACCAAGATCCCTTAAAGCCTGTATCACCAGTGATTAATACTTTTTTATTTTTCCAGAAGTTAATCATCTTAAACCAATTACTTTTATTTTACTTCATTAAAAGAATTCAATGTTTTTTAGAGTGATATTTACTTTTATAAATAGCTAATTATTTTTAAAATTTTTAAAAATACCTTTTACTTAAAATTATAATATGATTTCTTCAAATTAATTAACTAATTAATTTTAAAAGATGGTTTATTTTAAAGAATATTTAATTTAAATTGTAAAATTTTCAAAATTATAAATATCAAATTTTTTTAAATCTAAATTTTAAAGTTAATTATTAATAATAAGACTTTAAGAAACTGATTTTAAAAAAGAATTTCTTTTAATATTGTTTGTACTATTATGAATTAGTAATTCATTATTTAAATTGGAAGATAAAAAATTTATTCCTGTTTTCAAACCACTTATAGAAAATGAAGAAATAGAATCTGCCATAGAATCATTAGAATTAGGTTGGTTAGGAATGGGTAGTTACGTAAATAAATTTGAGAATGAGGTAAGAAAAATATGTGACATTGAAAATTCAAAAAAAAGAGACCTCGCAGCTGTAAGCACTGGACATGCTGCAATTCATTTATCTTTATTAATGATTGGAGTAAAAGCAGGGGATGAAGTGATAACTCCATCTTTTAATAATTCTGCTGATTTTCAAGCTATAAAAGCTTGTGGTGCAGATCCGGTTTTTGTAGACGTAAATAAAGATACTTTATGTATTGATTGCGATAAAGTTGTTGAATTAATAAATACAAAAACTAAATGTATTATTGCTATGGATTATGATATTCATCTATGCGACCATAATAGATTAAAAGAAATATCTAAAAAATATAATATTCCAATTTTGCATGATGCTGCTCATTCCTTTGGCGCTTATTATGAAGGCATACCAATTGGAAATCAACATCAATATACAATTTTTAGTTTTGATCCTGTAAAAACAATCACTTGTATAGATGGAGGAATTATTGTGACTTCAAATCCTGCTGAAATAAAGAGAATACATGCTAAACGTCTTATTGGTATGACCCAATCTGCAAATTTAATGTATACAAATTCAAGAGCATGGACTTATGATATGAATGAAATAGGATTTAGATATCATATGGCAAATACTCATGCTGCCATTGGATTAGCCCAATTAAATAAACTTGATAATATAAGAACAAATCGTCAAAGAATATGCAAAAAATATTATGATTCTCTTAAACATAATAACTGGCTTATAGCCCCTAGTGGAGAATTCGACAATATAAACCCGTTCTTATATTATATAAGAGTAATAAATGATCAAAGAGATAAGCTTAGGGAATATCTTAAAAACCTTGGAATTGATACTGGAATTCACTGGCAACCAGGACACAAATTTTCTTTTCTTAAAAATGAAAAAAGAGGAGATCTTAGTATTACAGAAGAGATCGCTAAGCAAATATTATCTTTACCGTTACACTCAAACATGTCAGAAGAAGAACTGGATTATATTATATCCGCAATAAATAATTTCATTTAAATACATGGATTATGGTACTGATTATGCTGAAATTTATGACATCCTTAGTTCTCATAAAAAATATAAAATAGAGACTAATAGACTTCATACATTTCTTAGCGAAATTGGTATAGATAAAAATAAAGATAATATTTTAAGTGTTGGATGTGGAACTGGAACTCATGAATTACTTTTGGCTGATAAAGATTTTTCCATAGTGGGAATTGATGCATCAAAAAATATGATTGAAAGAGCTAAAAGCAAAAACAATTTTAAAAATATTTATTTCATTCCTAAAACTTTGGAGGATTTCAATCCTTCAAAAAAATTTTCTTTTGCATATTCACTCTTTAATGTTATAAATTGTTTATCAACACTTTCAGATTTAATAAGTTTTTTTAAACATCTAAATAAAAATTTAAACCCATCTTCGAAAATTTACATTGAATTTTGGCACTCAATACCATGTATTATTGATCCTCCAAAAAAAGTAATTCGTAATTATGTTGATAAAAATCAAAAATATAATTTAAAAAGAATTGCTACTCCAGCTAATAATTTTATTAACCAAGAAGTAATTATTAAATATCAAATAGAGGGTGAAAATAATGGCAAAATTATTAACTTTCAATCCACACATAAAATTACTCTTTTTACAATTCTAGAAATAGAATATGCTCTTCAAATAAATGGTTTTGAAAATATAAGTTTTTATAGCGCATTACCAGAGATGAAAAAACTTAATAAAGATGAATTAATAAAAGAAAGGATGATAGCAATTGTTGCAAACAAAATAAAAGTTTGAATAAGGCAATCTCTATATAATAAAGTTGAAAAATAATTATTAATATGACGCAAGATTTTACTTTTTTATCTAATCTTTCAAAAATAATATTAAAAGATGGAACTGAATTACCTTTAAATGATCCAAAGGCTTTTGAAGTCATAAGTAAAGCTTGGATAAGAAGTGGATGGGATACGAAATATGTATATAGCTTTTCATGGCTTGGAAGGCCAATAATTCAATTACCTGAGGACATCATAAGAATTCAAGAAGTAATTTATGAAGTAAAGCCAGACGTAATAATTGAAACAGGTATTGCTCATGGGGGTTCATTAATTTTTTATGCTTCAATATTAAATGCTCTTGGTAAAGGAAGAGTTATAGGAATAGATATTGAAATTAGAAAACATAATCGGGAAGCTATTGAATCACATAATCTTTCCAAATTTATTACTCTTTTTGAGGGAAGCTCTATTGATAAAAATATCTTTAATTCTGTTAAGTCGAATATCAATAAGAAAGAAAAAGTACTTGTAATTTTAGATAGTAATCACCTTAAAGATCACGTTTATGAAGAGTTACAATTATACTCTGAACTGGTATCAATCGATAGTTATATTGTTGCTTGTGATGGAATAATGAAAGATGTATGCGGCGCTCCAAGAACACGACCAGACTGGGAATGGAATAATCCTTTATCTGCAATAGATGAATTCATCACATCTAATAATAAATTTATAATTGAGGAACCTAAATGGCCATTTAACGAGGGCAGTATAAAAGATAGAGTGACATATTGGCCTAAAGCTTTTCTTAAAAGAATTTAAACTCATAGTAGAAGATTATCTACACTAGATTATTATTAGCAGGATTATTTATTTTTTTTTATATTTATCTGAACCTAAATAATTTTCATTAGTAATAAAATATAAAATTTTTCGCATTAAAGTTTCAGCACCTAACTCAGATAAATGATCAGTATCCCCAGGCCTAAAATAAATATTATATTCTTCTATATCTCTACAACAATTTATCTCATTAATAGGATCAATAAATTTTATATTATCAATACTTTCAAGACTTTCCTTGAATTTATTATTTAGATTAATCGCATTCCTTTTTTCTTCTTTTAAAACATATTTAGGTGGGAAAGGCCTAAACCATTCTTTGCTTGATATTTTAAGTAAGTTATTCCTCATTGTTGCGCCTACAAAAATTATTTTTATACCTTTTTGGTCAGCTTTTTTTGAGAAGTTAATTAATGTATTTTTATAAATTTGAAATTTTGCTTCACCTTCAGAAGGCAAATTACCATTTTTATCATACAAATTATGTCTAACATCTCTAAGAGAATTATCGCCAAGATGCGAAAGGTGATAATTATAAATAACCACAACATCATTTTTAGAAAGAAATTTCAAAATTTTATTAGTAGCTAATTTTAAATACCGATCACACTCTTTTGGTTTTAGGCCATTTTCAGGATAAGGGAATGGACAGCCATTAAATGAATAATTGATTAAATTATTGCCTTCATTAAATACCAGTTTTTGAGACTTCATTAAAGTTAAGTTATGACTATCTCCAACAAAAGCAACAGTTCTACCATTTTTATTTTGAGGATTATAAATTATACATTTTTCAAAGATATTAAGCATATCTTTTTCTGAGTAGCTTTTTTCTCCATGACAAACCTTTCCGTTTATTTCTTTTTTAACTGAATATATATTATCTCTCCAATTATTAGTAATTTCATTACCATTATCTAAGCTATCTCTACCTAAATAGAGTTTGCCCTTCAAAGGATTTTCAAAAATAAAAAGAAAGCTACCAGAAAAGATTAAAAGTAAAATCCCCTTTAATATTGTTTTCCACTTATATAAACTCCATACTTTATTTCTAAATGGTTCCTCTATCCACTTATATGAAGCTAGAGAAATCAAATAAATGATTGCCAATTGAAAAGGAACACTCCAAAAATGAACTCCTATTGAAAATCTACTTATACAAAGAACTGACCAATGCCACAGATAAAGAGAGTATGACATTTTACCTATGTGAAGAACTTTTTTATTTACAAAAAAATTAAAAATATTACTCCCTCTCTTAAGACAACAAATTAGTAATGAAGTTAAAAATACTATTGAGATTGTTGCTAAAACTGAGAAATTAATTGGCAGACTTAGTACTATAACAATTAATAAAAAAATGATTAAAGGATTCAAATTAGTTAATTTTTTTGTAAATTTTTTATTACTTTTTAAGATTAGAAACGTAAGACAACCTGCTGCCATTTCCCAAAACCTTGTAGGCATTAAAAAATATGCAGCACTTGGATTTAATCTGCTAATTATTATGTAACTTGAGAGAGAAAGAAAAATTAAAAAGATTATAGTAATAAAAAGATTTTTGATACCATTTTTAGATTGTTTACCAAAACCTGAAAACCATATTAAAAATGGAAATAAAAAGTAAAATTGCTCCTCTAAGTCAAGAGACCAAGTATGAGTAAAAGCATTAAATTGGGTTGATTCTGCAAAATAGTCTGTAGATTGTTTAAGAAGGTAAAAATTAGAAAGACCAAATAAAGAAGTTATTCCTGTACGCAATGTTATTAAAGGAAATGGATTAAAAAAACATATAAGCACCCCAGTAATAAGTGTGAAAGGTATTAAGGCAGGAATAAGTCTCTTAATACGTCTTTCAAAGAAACTAATTAGGAAATCTTGGAAATTTTTATTCTTTCGCCAAGCCAAGGATGATGTTATTACATATCCAGAGATAACAAAAAAAATATCTACTCCTAAGTATCCTCCAGGCAAAATATTCTTATTAAAGTGATTAATAATAACAGCAATTACTGCAAAGGCCCTCAGTCCGTCTATTTCATTTCTGTATTTAGATTTTATTAAATTTGTATTATTCAAACCAAAATTAAAAATAACACACCTTAATTATCTTATAAAAAAGTGTCTATTCTTGATTGTTAATTATTCTTTTTTTTACGTAATCGAGATTTGCTGACAAATTATAGCTTTCATTAATAATTCCATTAAGAGAATTTTCCAAAATTTAGCTATATCCTCAACTATCAACCCATTTAATTCTAATCATTAGATTCATAATAATCACCCAAATATTTTGCTATCACAAATAAAATTTTATGGAGCCAAGGGGATTCGAACCCCTGACCCCCTGCATGCCATGCAGGTGCTCTACCAGCTGAGCTATGGCCCCTTAGAGAAATAATAATGCATCTTTTAAAAATTAAAAAGTAAACTTTTTTAATATATATGAGAACTAAAAAAATTTTTTTCAACAATTAATGATTACTTTATTTTTAATAAAATGTTTAATCAAACAAAAACAAATTATTATTAATTTTATTTATTAAAAACCTTACATATATTGTTTAATAGAATTAATAATATAATTCTATAAAGTAAATTATTATAAATAACTTTATAAAAATATCTTTATGAGAAATATTGCAGAACAAACAGGTTTACTTTTTGGGTCTTGCTGGCCAGAATTCACAAAAAAACAATATGAAGAATCTGTTAATTTATTTACTAAAAGAGCTTTAGCCAATAATTTTGATCTTAAGTGGATTGAAGGTAAGTATTGCCTTGATGCAGGATGTGGCGGAGGAAGATATTCTGTTGCATTATCTGCTCATGGTGCAAAAAAGATAATTGCAATGGATATATCTAAGACTGGAATAAAGGAGGCATCTGAGAGAACCAAAGACATAAGTAATATTTCATATGTTAATGCATCTGTTCTTGATATCCCTTTCCAAGCAAATGAATTTGATTTCGTTTGGTCAGCAGGAGTTATACATCACACGACAGACTTTAACAAAGCATTATCAGAATTATCTAGAGTAAACAAATCTGGGGGTAAATTATTTTTATTAATTTATGGAAGTGGAGGCTTAAGATGGAAAGCAATTAAATCTTTAAGACCAATAGTAGTCGATTTAGGAGATAATTTTTTAAGTAATGCTATAGATGAAGCTGGTTTACCTGCAAATAATAAATATCACTTTAGGGACGATTTAACAGTACCTATTCAAAAATTAACATCAAAAAAAGAAATTATAGAACTTCTTAAATTAAATAATTATGAGAATATAGAGAGATGGGAAGGTGAAACTTTTGATCATGAAAGTAGTTGTGAAAAAAGTTTAGATGATTTGAGAAAACAGCTTATTGTTTGCAAAGCAATGATAGATATTTCAACCACACCACTAGAAAATTGCTTATCCAAGCTTTGTTATGAGATCAGTCAAAATTATGTTAACTTTTCTGAGCAAACAATACTAGATAAAAACCTTACTGAAGCGCAAAAAAAAGAAATAATTATTGGTCAAGGTAATCATAGAATTACGGCAAATAAA
The genomic region above belongs to Prochlorococcus marinus XMU1405 and contains:
- a CDS encoding class I SAM-dependent DNA methyltransferase, which produces MDYGTDYAEIYDILSSHKKYKIETNRLHTFLSEIGIDKNKDNILSVGCGTGTHELLLADKDFSIVGIDASKNMIERAKSKNNFKNIYFIPKTLEDFNPSKKFSFAYSLFNVINCLSTLSDLISFFKHLNKNLNPSSKIYIEFWHSIPCIIDPPKKVIRNYVDKNQKYNLKRIATPANNFINQEVIIKYQIEGENNGKIINFQSTHKITLFTILEIEYALQINGFENISFYSALPEMKKLNKDELIKERMIAIVANKIKV
- a CDS encoding cephalosporin hydroxylase family protein, which translates into the protein MTQDFTFLSNLSKIILKDGTELPLNDPKAFEVISKAWIRSGWDTKYVYSFSWLGRPIIQLPEDIIRIQEVIYEVKPDVIIETGIAHGGSLIFYASILNALGKGRVIGIDIEIRKHNREAIESHNLSKFITLFEGSSIDKNIFNSVKSNINKKEKVLVILDSNHLKDHVYEELQLYSELVSIDSYIVACDGIMKDVCGAPRTRPDWEWNNPLSAIDEFITSNNKFIIEEPKWPFNEGSIKDRVTYWPKAFLKRI
- a CDS encoding acyltransferase family protein — its product is MNNTNLIKSKYRNEIDGLRAFAVIAVIINHFNKNILPGGYLGVDIFFVISGYVITSSLAWRKNKNFQDFLISFFERRIKRLIPALIPFTLITGVLICFFNPFPLITLRTGITSLFGLSNFYLLKQSTDYFAESTQFNAFTHTWSLDLEEQFYFLFPFLIWFSGFGKQSKNGIKNLFITIIFLIFLSLSSYIIISRLNPSAAYFLMPTRFWEMAAGCLTFLILKSNKKFTKKLTNLNPLIIFLLIVIVLSLPINFSVLATISIVFLTSLLICCLKRGSNIFNFFVNKKVLHIGKMSYSLYLWHWSVLCISRFSIGVHFWSVPFQLAIIYLISLASYKWIEEPFRNKVWSLYKWKTILKGILLLIFSGSFLFIFENPLKGKLYLGRDSLDNGNEITNNWRDNIYSVKKEINGKVCHGEKSYSEKDMLNIFEKCIIYNPQNKNGRTVAFVGDSHNLTLMKSQKLVFNEGNNLINYSFNGCPFPYPENGLKPKECDRYLKLATNKILKFLSKNDVVVIYNYHLSHLGDNSLRDVRHNLYDKNGNLPSEGEAKFQIYKNTLINFSKKADQKGIKIIFVGATMRNNLLKISSKEWFRPFPPKYVLKEEKRNAINLNNKFKESLESIDNIKFIDPINEINCCRDIEEYNIYFRPGDTDHLSELGAETLMRKILYFITNENYLGSDKYKKK
- a CDS encoding class I SAM-dependent methyltransferase codes for the protein MRNIAEQTGLLFGSCWPEFTKKQYEESVNLFTKRALANNFDLKWIEGKYCLDAGCGGGRYSVALSAHGAKKIIAMDISKTGIKEASERTKDISNISYVNASVLDIPFQANEFDFVWSAGVIHHTTDFNKALSELSRVNKSGGKLFLLIYGSGGLRWKAIKSLRPIVVDLGDNFLSNAIDEAGLPANNKYHFRDDLTVPIQKLTSKKEIIELLKLNNYENIERWEGETFDHESSCEKSLDDLRKQLIVCKAMIDISTTPLENCLSKLCYEISQNYVNFSEQTILDKNLTEAQKKEIIIGQGNHRITANKK